AAGCTTTTAAAAGCGCAAAAGAGCTAATAAGCGCAAGTTTGTAATCTAGAATTCCTATATAAAGAATTCTAGAATTTAGCTTAGGAATTCTAGAATTTATTGCTAGGAATTCTAAAATTTGGAATTCTAGAATTTAGGAATTCTAGATTTTAGGAATTCTAGAATTCCTAAATAAATTTAAAAAAGAAAAAAAATGAAAAAAATATTTTTAGCTTTATTTTTGCTGGTATTTTGTGCTTATTCGCAAAATGATAGTGATGAAAATCAAAGCGCAGAAATCTCTGGGAGTATGAAAGCACCGAGCATTGGTGAAGCTAAAAAAGCCTGCGAAAATAAAGAAAAACTCGCTTGTATAACAGCAGTTAGCATGATGATGAGCGAAGCAAACTCTAGCGCAGATGAGTTAAAAGAAGCCTACAAACTAACCCAAAATCTCTGGCCAAGCCAAGATCTAGTGCGAGAAAAAAGCCTAAAAACCTACGAGTTAGCAGAGGTACTAGATGGCGTTGCTTTGGATATAACTCATTTTTTTACTGGCACGCAAGAAAAATTAGTCTGCGATGAGCTACCACTTATTCTAGCACTAGCTAGAAATAACGCTACCCAGCCACTACAAGAGCGCATTTATGGCATAAGCGGCGGCGAGCTTATGGAGCTATTTAGAACATACAAAATCAGCCCAAAAATCGCTGAAATTTTCACAAAATAAGGCAAAAAATGGCAGAAGCAGCTTTTATGAAAACCCAGCAATTACTGCCCTTTTTGCTTAGTTCTTTTGGCTCGCTTTTCATAGCTGCGCAAGTTGGGCTAATCGTCTTTTGCCACTATCAAAAAGAAAATAAAATCGCCCTTAGAGAGCTAAAACGCTTTTTTGGAGCGATTTTTTTCTTGCTTATTTGTTTGATAGCTTTTGGGCTTATTGCTTGGAAGCAGCAAGAAAACATCTTTTTTGACCCTATGAAAGAGGCGATAATCACTACAAAAATCGCCGTAAGCCTTTTTATAGCTGTAAATCTTTGCTATATGTATTATAAGTTTATCAGCGCAAAAAAAGCCTTTAGCAAAAACGAAAGCATTGAAATACGCGAAAATATAGTGCTTATTGCTTATTATTTCACGCCTTTAAATATAGTGCTTAGCATGCTTAGTATTTATCTTGGCATTGCTTTGCGTGATTTTTAGGGGTTTGCGTGGTATTTTTAGCTTCTAGTTCGGCTTCAAGGGCTTTGCTTTTAAAGCAAGCTGGCATTGCTTATGAGCAAATAGCATTTGATTACGATGAGAGCAAGATCTGCGCTATAAAAACTGCGCCAGTTTCTTACAGCCAAGCTGTAGTGGAGCAAAAGGTCTTGCAGTTTAAAGCGCATTTTGGCTCACAGTTGGGGCAGTTTTTGGAGCGTGGGGCAATAATTTTTGCTGATTCTAGCGTGATTTGTAAGGGGCAGATTTTAGGCAAGGCAAAGGATGAGAGCCACGCAAGGGCTATGTTAGAATTACAAAGTGGAGCAAAAGCTAGCGTATATGCCGCAATGTGTGTGCTAGCAAAGGATTTTACACTCTGGGCCCTAAGCGTGGCTAGCTATGATTTTGCGCCTTATCCTAAGCGTGAAATTGATAAATATATAGCAAGTGGCGAGTATATAGGCAAGGCTGGAGCGATGATGATAGAGGGTTTTTCTGGGCGGTATATTTTATCTCAGCACGGCGATATAAGCACAGCTATGGGTCTTGATGTGCCTTTGCTAAAAGCTTTTTTGGGCTAAAATGAGTGTTTTAAATATTTTAGCCGCACTCGTTTTTTGATAGCTGGGGTTTTGGGCGGATTTAGCGTTTTCTATATTTAGCTTTGAAAACATGCTTTTATTACAACACCCTAGCCTTTTTAAATATCACTCTTAGCGTAAACTAGAATTCCTAAGCTAAAAATACCCCCTAACCCCCAAAAAGCCTAAGAATTCTAGAATTCATAAACTAGAATTCCTAAACTAGAATTCTCAATCTAGAATTCCTAGGCAATTCTAGGGCTAAAAACTTAGAGCTAGAATGCTTTTTAGGCTGTTTTCTTGCTTTGTTTTAAGGGCTGTGATGTAAGCAATATTTTGCTCTTTTATCTTAGAAAAGCTTTCTTTAAGGCCTAGCAAAAACTTCGTGCTAAAAGGAGCCGTGCTAGTAATATCGCCCTCAAACTCATAGTAGCAAAGCTCGCCTAGCACACGCTCACGCACATACTCTAAGCTAGGATAAAACAGCGCAAAACTAAGCGGGTCGCTCTCATAACTTTTTCTTTGCGTGGCGATTTTGCTACTTAGGTGCGAAAGGCTTAGGCGCACGGCTGAGGCGTAGTTTGTGGCGATTTTGATATTTAGTCTTTCAAAAAACACATCAAGCCTAGCAAATTTTGCCTCAAGCTCACGCTCGTATGCCAAAAAAAACAGCCCATAAGTATCGCAACTAAACTCTCTAATATGCGCAAAAAGTATATCAGAGTGCAGGGCATCATCCTTTCGCACGCTCTCAAACCTAGCCTTGTAGTCCAAAGCCTGATTTTTAAGCTCATCAAAAATGCTTTGCAAATCACCTTTAATGCGCTCTTTTAGCTCTATTAGCCCTCTTTTTAGCTTGTTAAACATTTTGGCTAGTTTATCATCATTGTAAATAAGTGCTAAAAGCGCAGCGTCCTCATCTAGTAGTGGTGCTTGGTAGCTAGCACGCTCGATTTTTTTGCCAAAAATACCACTGCTAGACTTGAAATACTCGCATTCTTTTGGCGTAATGAAGCTTAAAATCTGCTGGGCAACAAAGCTAGCATTTTGCTTTAACTCATCAAAAATTAACAAAAAGCTCTTTTTATACTCGCTCTCAAGCTCTTTGATTTTTTCCTTAAAACTTATATCAAAACTCTCTAAAATCTCTGTAAGCCCCTCTAAAACCCCAAGGGCAAAGTGGTTTTGCTCCACTAAGGAATTCTTAATTTGCGCTAGATTTGCCTTTATAAACTCATCAGCACTAAAACTATCCAAAAAGCTAAAAATCTGCTTAAATCCACTCTCATCGCTCTGCCCTACCCTTTGCATTTTAGCTGAGATTGCACAAACATCGCTAAAATACTCATTATAAGTGATTTTGCTGTGATTTAGCACGCGCTTTATTTCTTCATCATTTAATTTGTCTTTTTGATTTAGCGCACAGATTGCGTGGTTTTTTAGCGTTTTTGGCACAAGTGAGAGCTCATTTAGCTCCCCAGCACGAGCAGCATTATCTATAAGAGAAAGCCAGATTAGTCCGCTACACTCTTTTAGTATTTTCATGGTCTCTGCTGTATCCTTAGCACTTCTAGAGTTTAGCCCTGGGGTGTCTATGAAGCTAACTTTTTTTAAAATCTCGTTTGGTAGATGAATATACAAAGCTTTTACGGCTTTTATATCCTTTCTTTGATCTACAAAATCACCAAGAGCATCAAGGCTTAGATACTCCTCTCTACCATCTTCATAAAGTGCTTTTAAGAAAGATTGCGGGGCGTATTTGATAAAAGTAGGCTTTGCTGTTACTGGTATGATGCCAGTAGGCAGTATATCTGCGCCTAAAATTGCGTTTAAAAAACTTGATTTGCCACTACTAAACTGCCCCACCACAGCCACACTAAGTGGCTCATAAAATAGCGTATTTAGCGCATTTAGCCGCTCTTTTAGCTCTGCGCTAGGCAGCTGCGAAGGCTCCAAAACAGCAGCGCAAAATCTCTCAAACTCGCCCTTAAAACCATCACTAAATGTGCGATCAAAACGCTCTGCGTATTCTCTTATAAAGGTTTCTAGCATTTTTCTAACCTTTCTTTTAGCTCTTTTGCTTTGTTTAAATTTTGCGCACAAAGCTTAGAATTTTGGCTTAAATCTGCGCTTTTTTGCTCATTTTTGCTAAGGAATTCTAGAATTTTTTCATTTTGGCTAGCAAAATGCTCTTTTAGCTCTTTTAGCGAGTTTTCAAGCGAGCTTTTAAAGTCTTTTGCACACTCGCTAAGCAAAGAAATAATCTGTCCCTCCAAATCTAGCGAGCTTAAAAACTCGTTTAAAGCACTTTTTAGCGCACTAGAGTTCTTGCTTAGATCCGAGCTTTTTAATGCTTCTTTTATGGCATTTTTAAGACTCTCTTGCTCTATTTTTAGCTCTTTGCTACCAATATATTCTTTAAAATCAGGCATTTTAAAGCTAAAATCATTTAAAAGCTCTTTTAAATTAAGCGCAAAACTTTCTAATTTAAGCTCTAAAATGCGCCTTTTATCCCTAAATAAATCAATCAAAAAGTCGCTAATTGCGCTATTTGCGATAGCAAAAAGCAAGTCATTATCGGCCTTTTGTTTTTTAGCGCTTCTGTATTTTACCTCATTCATCACCCTATCAGCAATCTTGCTTGAAATTGCGCTTATTTCATTTTGTGTGCTGATTTTCTCATCTTTTAAAGAGTTTGTGATATTTGCGATTTTTTGTTCGCTATCATTTAGAGCTAGTTCTAGCTGGCTAGCTTGCGCTTTTAGCTTTGATATTTCATCATTTGCTTTAGCTCCACTAGCATTTAGTGCCCTTAGCTCGCTCTCAAACTCACTAAAAAGCGCACCAGCAATAAGTCCAAGCTCTTTTTTATAAGCATTTAGTATAATGCTAGCCTTTTTAGAGCTCTCTCCAAAAAAGCTAGCAAAAAGATGTGCTTTAAGCTCGTTTATACCGATATTTGCAGGTGCTGAGACTAGAAAATATTTTATATTTTTTGCTAGCTCCTCATTTAGCTCTCCAAGTTCTTCAAGCACGCTTCTTTGCGTGTATTCAAGCACACTTAGTCTCTCAGCCTCGCTAAGCTTGTCAATGTGTGTAAGAAGCACGAGAATTTCAGAATTTTTACTAGTTAAAACTATATCACGCAAAAACGCCATATCCTTAGCACTTGCAGCTTGGGCTGCGTTCATTAGATATAGTAGGCTATCACAGCTTTTTAGGTAGTTTGCGCTTAACTCTTCTCTTGCTTTTATCGCATCGTCTATGCCTGGAGTGTCTATTATATCGATGCCTGAGAGTATCTCAGCATTTATGCCAAGAGTGCAGAGCTTTACATACTGGGCTAGTTCGCTACTAGCAGCTGTGTATTTAGGCAGCGCGTCAAGGCTTATGTTTATATCTTTTAGCTCTTTTTTTGGCAACTGCCCTTGCTCATCAGTGCTAAAAAACTCAATCTTAGCATAAGGCTCATCGCTGTATTTTAAAGCGCAAATCGCTGCTGTTTGGGGGATGTTTGAGACGCCTAGTAAATTTTGAGCGATAAGAGCATTTAAAAGACTTGATTTGCCAGCATTTACCACCCCGCTCAAGGCTAGGCTAAAGTTTGCGTTATTTGCCGAGTTTATAGCTTTTTGTAGCCTTGAGCCCATGCTTTTATCACAAAGCAAACTTAACTCTTTTGCTATTTCATTTAGCTCATCCATACTGCGCTTAAAGCTCGTATTTGACGCACTTGGAGAGCTTAGCTCATCGTAGTTAAGCCCTAGCATAAAGCTTTTTAAAACTTCAAGGTATTTTAAATCTAAAATTCCCACCTCATTTAGCCTAGAAAGAGCCAAAATAAGCTCATTTCGTGGCATTTTTAGATTTTCTAAAGCATTTAAAATTCCAGCTTGAGCACTTTGGATATTATACTTATCCTTACCGCCAGCTACGCTTTTTAGCACAGATGTAAAAGACCCTAGGCACTCCAAGCGAGCGATATTGTTCTCATTAGCACAGAGCACTATAGCCCCGCTGTGCGCATCGCAAACTACCTGCTTGGCATAATCCACACGCAAAAGCTCCACGCCCCAAAGTGCACTTAAAACATCGTTTTTTTGCAAAATAAACCTCCAAAAAATCTAAAAACCAAAAGAGCCAAAATAAAAATAAAAAGCACAAGTGAAATCTCAGCAAGGCTTATAAACTCATACTTTGGCACTAGATACCAGCCTCTCTCATAAGCTTGTAAAAAATAAGCCCTAAGCCCATCAAAACTAAGTCCAGGTGGCGGCTGTGGCGCATCAAAGCCACAAAGTGCCTTTGGCAAAAACATATCGCTCCACCACTCATGCAGCCGCAATCCAAAATGAAAGCTAGGTTCTAGCTTGCAGCCGCTTACGCCAAAGGGGTTTGCGGCATTTAGGCTGGATTTTATATGCATTAGCGTGATAGACACACTAGCTCCATACCCTGCGCCGTAGATGATAAGAGCGTAGGAAATAAAGCGCAAAATACGAGGCAAAACAAGAGCCAAAACCGCACCCAAAAAGACCACACAAAAGGCGTAGCGGATATAAACGCAGTTTTCACAAGGCGGCATAAAAAGCCAAACTTGAAGAACAAAATGCGCCACAAGCACGCTAAATATGCTAAGCAAAGCGATAAAAAGCCAAAAATATCTGCCAAATAAAAACTTTTTCATAAGGATATTTTAGGCTGATTTTGTAAATATAGCGTATTTTTTGGGGAGAATTTTGATTTTTGGTTCTTGAATTAACTTTTTTAATTCTTGAATTAGCTATTTTGTCTCTTGGGTGTGTAGCAAAATAAAAAACTCTTACAACTTGCTTAACTTGTATAAAAACGAGAAAAAATGGATAAAAATGTAGAAGTTTTTATCCATTTTCGTGCTTTAAGCTTTGGCGAAGAATTTTTATTTTTTGTTTTCTCGTGTAGTTTCTAGCATATCTTGGTGTAATCCAAGTGCCAAATCTCTTAGTTTGTCGCCACCATCTTTTTCCTTTCTTTTTTTCCGCTCAGCATCCTCTTTTAGCTCTGCGTCCATATATT
Above is a genomic segment from Campylobacter magnus containing:
- a CDS encoding dynamin family protein, yielding MLETFIREYAERFDRTFSDGFKGEFERFCAAVLEPSQLPSAELKERLNALNTLFYEPLSVAVVGQFSSGKSSFLNAILGADILPTGIIPVTAKPTFIKYAPQSFLKALYEDGREEYLSLDALGDFVDQRKDIKAVKALYIHLPNEILKKVSFIDTPGLNSRSAKDTAETMKILKECSGLIWLSLIDNAARAGELNELSLVPKTLKNHAICALNQKDKLNDEEIKRVLNHSKITYNEYFSDVCAISAKMQRVGQSDESGFKQIFSFLDSFSADEFIKANLAQIKNSLVEQNHFALGVLEGLTEILESFDISFKEKIKELESEYKKSFLLIFDELKQNASFVAQQILSFITPKECEYFKSSSGIFGKKIERASYQAPLLDEDAALLALIYNDDKLAKMFNKLKRGLIELKERIKGDLQSIFDELKNQALDYKARFESVRKDDALHSDILFAHIREFSCDTYGLFFLAYERELEAKFARLDVFFERLNIKIATNYASAVRLSLSHLSSKIATQRKSYESDPLSFALFYPSLEYVRERVLGELCYYEFEGDITSTAPFSTKFLLGLKESFSKIKEQNIAYITALKTKQENSLKSILALSF
- a CDS encoding dynamin family protein — translated: MQKNDVLSALWGVELLRVDYAKQVVCDAHSGAIVLCANENNIARLECLGSFTSVLKSVAGGKDKYNIQSAQAGILNALENLKMPRNELILALSRLNEVGILDLKYLEVLKSFMLGLNYDELSSPSASNTSFKRSMDELNEIAKELSLLCDKSMGSRLQKAINSANNANFSLALSGVVNAGKSSLLNALIAQNLLGVSNIPQTAAICALKYSDEPYAKIEFFSTDEQGQLPKKELKDINISLDALPKYTAASSELAQYVKLCTLGINAEILSGIDIIDTPGIDDAIKAREELSANYLKSCDSLLYLMNAAQAASAKDMAFLRDIVLTSKNSEILVLLTHIDKLSEAERLSVLEYTQRSVLEELGELNEELAKNIKYFLVSAPANIGINELKAHLFASFFGESSKKASIILNAYKKELGLIAGALFSEFESELRALNASGAKANDEISKLKAQASQLELALNDSEQKIANITNSLKDEKISTQNEISAISSKIADRVMNEVKYRSAKKQKADNDLLFAIANSAISDFLIDLFRDKRRILELKLESFALNLKELLNDFSFKMPDFKEYIGSKELKIEQESLKNAIKEALKSSDLSKNSSALKSALNEFLSSLDLEGQIISLLSECAKDFKSSLENSLKELKEHFASQNEKILEFLSKNEQKSADLSQNSKLCAQNLNKAKELKERLEKC
- a CDS encoding disulfide bond formation protein B, whose translation is MKKFLFGRYFWLFIALLSIFSVLVAHFVLQVWLFMPPCENCVYIRYAFCVVFLGAVLALVLPRILRFISYALIIYGAGYGASVSITLMHIKSSLNAANPFGVSGCKLEPSFHFGLRLHEWWSDMFLPKALCGFDAPQPPPGLSFDGLRAYFLQAYERGWYLVPKYEFISLAEISLVLFIFILALLVFRFFGGLFCKKTMF
- the maf gene encoding septum formation inhibitor Maf, whose translation is MVFLASSSASRALLLKQAGIAYEQIAFDYDESKICAIKTAPVSYSQAVVEQKVLQFKAHFGSQLGQFLERGAIIFADSSVICKGQILGKAKDESHARAMLELQSGAKASVYAAMCVLAKDFTLWALSVASYDFAPYPKREIDKYIASGEYIGKAGAMMIEGFSGRYILSQHGDISTAMGLDVPLLKAFLG